The genomic stretch TTTGAGGATTTAGGGGTGAAAGCAGTTGATTTTTTCAATCTGACGAATGTTTCCTCGGACACCAGTAAAATTTTATGGTTCTATATGATTTACTATGGGCAAACTGAGCGCTAGCGGGCTATGGAGATCGAAGCATCGCGTGGACGGATGAATTTGGGTGCCCATTCTCCTGATGCAGTCGATAATGATATATGTTTTCCTTGCCCATGGTCAGTACCTACGGCACTGTTAGGATGCTGTATCCAATTTCTGTTACCAAGCCAATGCTCCTAATGGAGCATCCTTGCTGACACTTCTGGCGGCTAAAATAGTGAGAAGGGAGTCCTGGCCAATCCCACTAGGCATTTAAGCCTGGTAAAATCAGGTTGCCTCCAGGGGGCTTTGTGCCGTAGGAACAAAACTATTTCCCTGATCTATCCGCACAAGTGGGACAGTCCCGTGAATAATTTACCCACAGTATTCCACATAGAGCCAATTTTATCGTCTTTATTATACCATTCCCTGATGGAGTTTCTTCCTGCCGTCAGAAAGAGAGTAAAATTGGTTAATTGAAGTTATTTAACTACATACAAGCAGGGAAATCTCTTTTAGATGACTGCATATTCCATTAGCTATGCCATTCTAACAATGGCTTTGTCATTTCGACGAATAGCCTGTCTCGATACATCGGGAAGGAATCTCTTACTTAAAATTGAGATCCCTCTCCATGTCCGGATGACCACGAATTAGAATTTATAAGCGGTTTCCCTGCACAAACTAGTAATTCCATTATTCCAAGATGATGAAAAGCTTAGTTAAATTCAGCATTCCCATGGCTTTTTTACTTTACTACACCTTCAGCGTCACAGCGGATGATTTTACTGGAAATATAGTAGCTCTTTCCGCCTGGACTGGTAAAATGGTAAGCAAGGTAGAAGGTCTTCTGGCCATTTTTCGGCAGTTTTACCTTCGCTTGGTAGTGCTTTACTGTTTTGGATTTCCATTTTTCATCCCTGAAATCCATGTCCTCTGGTGATGATGCCTCCCAGAGCAGCACCTTGTCGGGTTTATGGTCATTGAAGCTGCATGAAACGGCCAAATGCTTATTTCCTGATTTTTCGACATCCATCTTTACCTGTGGCAGGGCTTGCCGGAGGCATTGGTATTCCAAGAAGGCGCTGAGGTTTTGGAGGGCGACTTCCCCATTTCCCAGTCCATGTTCCACATTTGGAATGTACACCAAATCATTGTCTCCCGGGATTTCAGCCCAATAGTTTTTGGCCGCATCGATGGGCCAATAGGGGTCATTGGTGCCCATGAAAACCAGCTTGGGCATATCCAACTGGTCACGATAAGCATAAGGGTCTACCATGGAAATAGTGGCGGTTCCTTCTGGGGTGTTGGAGGTCTGTGGGATGCCGAGATCCACGTAATCTTGAATTTCAGGACTATAATCCTGCCACATTTCTATTTGATATTGCAAGCTGACGGGCATGTTCAGCACATCGATCACCATCGGTGCGATGGCATTGACACGGCTATCTTGACTTCCGGTCAGCCATGTGGTCCAGCCTCTTTTGGATAAGCCTGTCAGTAGAAAATGGTTAAGGATATGGCCGGTTTCATCTTTTGAAAATGCCGTGATGGCGTCCATAGCGCGTTGGACGGATTTTACCATGGGAAAGAGCAGCGGCCACGTTTCATCACCCGTTTCTTGGTATTGGTGCAGGGTATAAGAGATGATTTCATCTTCTACTTTTCCATCAAAAATCGGTTGGTTGGGCACTTGGAAGATGGCAGCGACGATGGCTTTGTTATCGATTGCCAAATTTTCAAGGCCCTTAACGACGGCATCATCACGGTCCCGTTGCTTTGGCAGGTTATTTTCCAGCCGGCCGCCACCGATATAAAGCATGGCCTGATCATACCTAACTTGGTCAGGCACCAGAATCACCAATCGGTGATTCCAGATATAGTCCTTCCACTTTTGGGAGGTGAGCAACAGCTCGTATTGTGTTTGGTGAGCGGATTTGATTTTATCCACTAGCTCCACCGCAAATTCTGGCGAAGGCGATGATAGAAAATTGGTGATGGCTTCGTTTTTTTCCTGAGCAAAGGCAGAAATTACGAAGGCTCCAGTCATCAACATGACCAGTATACTGTGACGTAAGTGATGCATCTTCATATAAAATTAACAACAAACAATAGCCCATAAGGGCTGATCCAAAGTTTAACTAGTGTAAAGTGTTTAAAAAGAAGAAGACAACTAAAATTACTTAAAAAAATATAAACCACAAGTGAAAAATATAAATATGATTAACTCCAAATCATTGGTTTTGAGTGTGTTACTGCTATGTCTTTTATGTGGATTCAAACTAGAGGTATCCGGTAAGTCCATCCTGGATCAAGATTCAGTTAGTTTTCCAGATAAGGTCCATTTGATGCCTACAGCAAAGCCAGACAGGATTATTCTCAATTTGGCAGCCAATCCATTGGAAGCAGTAGGCATCAACTGGCGCACGGCTGCCTCTGAATCGACCTCTTTCCTTCAGTTTGCTGTGGCTACAGCAGGGCCAGCATTCAGTAAAAAAGCTGAAACTGTGACTGCTACAACGAGTTACCTGGAAACACAACAAGACGATGAACCTGTGATCAGGGCCCATTACCACGAGGTGGATCTGACAGGGCTGACTCCAGGTCAAACTTACGTGTACCGAGTGGGATCAGATAAGGTCTGGAGTGAATGGTTTCAATTTAAAATGCCCAAGAAAGACGGTCCCGTTAGCTTGTTCTACTTTGGAGATGCCCAAAATGACGTTTCCTCCAAATGGAGCCGGGTCATTCGAGAAGCCTGTTTCCAATTTCCTCGGGTAGACTTTATGCTGTATGCGGGAGACCTGATCAATTATGAAGACGCGGACTTTGAGTGGGGAGGATGGTTTGAAGCTGGAAGTTTTGTCCATGCATCTGTACCGGTCATGATGACTCCCGGAAATCATGAATATGCCAAAGGTGTGATCCTGTCCAAGCACTGGAAACCTCAGTTTAACTTGCCTGAAAACGGGCCGGAAGGCTTGGAAGAAATGGCCTATGAAGTGAATTATCCAGATTTAAAGGTGATTTCATTGGATGCGGAACAAATAGATGAAATCCCAGCTCAAAAGATGGCTCAAGTAAAATGGCTAAGGGAAATCCTGGAAAAGAATCCAAAAAAGTGGACGATCATTACGTTTCATTATCCGATTTACTCCACCAAACCCAATCGCATCAATGAAGATATGCTAGCGTATATCAAACCCGTGCTCGAGGAATATAAAGTGGATATGGTGCTCCAAGGCCATGACCATGCCTATGCCCGTGGTCGTGTGACTTCTAAAAATGGAAAGGAATTATTGGGTGAAGGGCCAATGTATGTGGTATCAGTAAGTGGTCCTAAAATGTATGATATAGGAGATGACCCTTGGATGGACAGAAGGGCCTATATGACCCAGCTTTTCCAATGGATCAATATCGGTGGAGACCAACTGGAGTATCAGGCACTTACGGCCACTGGTGAACTGTATGATGCCTTTATCCTCCAAAAAGATGAGCAAGGGAAAAATACGCTAATAAATCACATTCCTGCCACCAAAGAGCGGGTTGGGGATAATAATCCCTGAATTTTAGGAAAAGGCTATAAGTACAACGTTTTTGTCTTTCGCTGGTTCTGGCCAGTTTGTTTTTCAGGAAAATGGTTTTTAGATGAGCGACTGTGTATTCTACTAGCTACGCTATTCTAACAATGCCTTTGTCATCCCGACGAAAGGAGGAATCTCTTAGTTAAAATTGAGATTCCTCCTCAAGTCGGAATGACATCGAATTAAAAATTGTGATTTATACAACATTTCTTTTAAAAGCGATTACCCTGGCCTGTTTTTGGGTTCGGTATGCCAAGCCCAGGTAGCCGACATCCTAGCAAACCATCCCTATACTAAAAGATGCTCTGATTGCCTTCAAGGACAAGGTGATGGTAGATATGGACATGAAGACAGACCAGGCAGATACCGTACTCCCAGTGGTGGAAGAACTGGGTACAGCTGTTAATATTACTGAGGATTTACAGGGCGAGTGAATGGGTGCCAGGACAACTGGCTATTGAATCCTATCCGAAACTACAAGAGCTGTTTTGTGGTGAGTGTTGAAGAATTTTACGACGATTGGGTATCGTTTTTTTCAGCTTTTTTGATAGTTGGGATACTATATTCTGCCCTTATTTCCGGACTGTCCTGATAGCAGACGGGCGAGGAGGGAGCTGCTTTTGGGCTAGGTGGTGGAGCATCTTTATTTTTACGCTGTTTGGACATGTTGGTTTAAGTAATTTTAATGTTAAATAAGTGATATCAAGTGATTTAAGCAAGTTTAATCCTAATTTTATTCATTACTTACCAAATGGTAATAGAGGTCTTCCGCTGCTTTTCGATTTTTGGAGAAAAGAATAAAACAGATGAAAAAAGTATTGCTAACAGGAGTGACAGGTTTTTTGGGTGCTCATACGGCCATTCGACTTTTGGAAAAGGGTTATGCCGTTACAGGGACATTTCGGAGCCAGAACAGAGCCAATGCCATCAGAAAGTTGATTGCTTCCCATACTGATAAGACTGCTTACCTAACATTAGAAGAAGCCGACCTGAATGATCCGATAGTTTGGAAGACCCTGACCAAGGAAGTGGATTTCGTTCAACATATAGCATCTCCATTTCCCAGGAACATGCCAAAACATGAGGAGGAACTCATCCATCCGGCCAAAGAAGGCACCCTGAACGTTTTGCGTGCTGCCCAAGGCAATGGGGTGAAGCGGGTAGTGGTGACCTCATCCATTGCAGCGGTAGTCTATGGTAAATCCTCTGATACGCTAACCAAAACCATGGATGAGGCAGATTGGACAGATCCTTCTAACCGAAAAGACACCACGCCTTATTTCCGAAGCAAGGCCATTGCCGAAAAGGCCGCTTGGGATTTTGCTTTTAAGCACCCTGAAATGGAATTGGTGACTGTATTGCCGGGGGCGATTCTTGGGCCGGTGTTGGAAGCTGATTTTGGAACATCGGCAAATATCGTGATCAAGCTACTGGATGGTAGCACCCCTGCTTTACCAAAGATTGGTTTTGATATCATCGATGTAAGATCAGTGGCAGATTTGCTTATATTGGCAATGGAAAAGAAACAAGCTGCCCATAACCGTTACCTGGCTTCTTCCGGATATCGAATGTTTAGTGAAATTGCTAAAGTGCTAAAGGAGAATTTCCCCGACCGGAAGCTGCCATCTTGGGAAATGCCCAATTTTTTGGTGAGGGTGTTTGCCAAAATTGATCCTTCAGTAGGTCCGATATTAGTGGATTTGGGAATAAAAAGGAAAGTCAATAATCAAAAAGCTGTTCGGGAGTTGGGTTGGAAGCCTAAATCCGTTGAGGAAGCGATTGTTTCTTGCGCCGAAAGTGTTATTGAAAAGGGAATTGTGAAATAAAATGGAAAAACTTACACGTGCATTGGAATTTGGAGGCATCCTTTCTGAGGGGGACATTGGTGCCGTAGCAGGTTCCTTCCGACAGAAAATGCTTAATTCTGGTGATCATTTTCACCGTATTGGAAAGGTTGCCAAAGAAATAGCCTTTGTAAACCATGGAGCGATACGGGTGTATGCCGCCGAAGCCAACGGAACTGAGGTCACCAAATATTTTGTCAGGCCAAACCAGTTTGCAGTGGAGCTTGAAAGTTATTATTCCGGACAGGTAGGGAAGGACGGTATTCAGGCAGTGATACCTACCGAAGTGTTTATTATCCACCAGAATACCTTTCAGCAGTTGTTGGAGAAAATTCCTAATTTGTTTATTTATTTTAAGGCAGTATCAGAAGCGCACTTGTTAAATAAAATCACAGACGGTGATTTTTTGAATTACGGTAGTTCGAAGACCAAATATGTGGAGTTTCTGCGTAGGTATCCTGATTTGGCCCATCAGGTTCCTTTGCAGTATATTGCTTCATATCTAAAAATTACGCCGCAATCTCTGAGCAGGATCAGGCGACAGTTGATGGAGGATAGGGTTTGATATGCTTCGCCACATGCGAGGGACTTGATGTGGTAACCTCCTTAATTTAAGTTGTTAGTACCTGTCCCCATTTTTAATATTCAATCGTCATAAGGGTGAATCAAAAATAATAAAACGATGAAAGAATTTGCATTGATTTTCAGACTTAAGGACATGGCGGATTTCAAGCCATCTCCAGAACAAATGCAGGAGCGCATGAATTGGCTTGGGGGAATTGCCGCCCAAAACAAGCTGGTGGATAAAGGAAACACCTTACTTCCAATCCCGGGTAGTGCCAAAACGGTCAAGCCAGACAATGTGATCACTGATGGCCCCTATACCGAAATAAAGGAATTTATCAGTGGTTATATTGTGGTCAAGGCAGCGGATATTGACGAAGCTGTGGAAATGGCGCAAGGAAACCCAATCTTTAAGATTGGCGGGAACATAGAAGTGAGGGAAGTATTGAAAAGGGATTAGTTTTGGCAAAAACGAATAGCTATCCTGAGCTTTTGCCTCACCTGTTCAGAGAGGAATATTCCAAGATGACGGCCGTGCTGTGCCGTCATTTTGGCTTAAAGCATATAGAGATAGCTGAGGATATCGTAAGCGATGCATTTTTAAAGGCCTCAGAAATATGGGCACTTGAAGGAGTTCCTGAAAACCCTAGAGCATGGCTCTATAAAGTGGCCAAAAATAAAACCAAGGACTATTTTAAGCACTTATATGTATTTGAGGAAAAGGTAAAAACTGATTTGCCGAAAACAATGATGGCCGAGACGCAAGTAGCCTTTGACGAGGAAAACATCAGAGATAGCCAGCTAGCCATGATATTTGTGGTTTGCTCACCGATTAACGCTCAAGAAAGCCAGATATCCCTGGCGCTGCAAATTCTATGTGGCTTCAGTGTAGAAGAGATTGCCAATGCTTTTTTGTCCAAAAGGGAAACCATCAAAAAGAGACTGCTCCGTGCGCGAAAGAACCTTCGAAAAGCCAATTTTGATATCCAATTACTCTCTGACAATGCCATTCAAGAGCGGCTTTCGCCAGTATTAAGAACCATATATTTATTGTTCAACGAAGGTTATTCTTCCAATCATCCCGAGCATCCCATTCGCAAAGAACTTTGTTCAGAGGCAATGAGGCTGGCGGTTGTTTTAACAGAAAATGACATTACCAATTTACCAGTGACCAACGCTTTGTTGGCATTAATGTGTTTTCAGGCTTCGCGATTGGAGGCCAGACAGGAGGAGAATGGCGAGGTCATCCTTTTTGAAGAGCAGGACAAGTCCAAGTGGGATCAATCCCTTATCCAAAGAGGAAATTATTTTTTGATCGAAGCCTGCAAGGGAGAGCAGCTTTCAAAGTACCATTTGGAGGCAGCTATTGCATACTGGCATTCCGCTGCAGTGGGAGAAGAAAAATGGCCACATATCTTGCAAAGGTACAACCAGCTTATCCTTATTGAATATTCACCGATCACTGCTATGAATAGGGTATTTGCATATTCCAAAGTATATGGAGCAAAGAGCGCATTGATGGAGGCTGAAAAATTAGATTTGGCTGATAATAGCCATTACCATGCCTTGATGGGATATTTGTTTGCTAACGAAATTCCCGAAAAGGCAGTGGCATATTATACAAGTGCTATCCAACTGAGCAACTCAAAAAGTGAAAAATTGACCTTACAGAAACAACTCGATCGGATGAAGTCGAAAAAGCAATGAAAGATGATGATTCTGCATACTTCCAGAAAAAAACACCCAATGCTTATTCTTACTTGTTGGGGCAGGTTTTGAAAAGGGAAATTTTAAGAGATGCCCAATACGCTCCACTTTGGGGTGTGTGAAGAAATCATCAGATCAGGGGGTCAACTGTTTTTCTTCCCTATTGATAGAAAAAACAAACAATCGCCCCCAAAAATAATGACTTTACAATTCCTTTCCATTGATCTTGACATTTTTCATGATCAAGTTGTCGATATATTCCGGCTTGGTTTCTTGGTCCGGTGAGGTAGACAGCTTAACGTTTTCCATGGTCACATTGGAGACTTTATATTGATCAGAAGCCCTGGAATTAAAGATCCGATCACAATCTAGATCGATATTACGGAAAGTAATGTGATTACCTTTTGAGAACTTGATGCCCGTTTCGCCCTTGAGGTCAAAGAATTGCGTCCATGGACTGAAGTTAAACATGTTTTTGGCACTGCCCGTGATATCTTCAAGAGTGATGTACTCATAGTTTTGTGGTGTATCAGGGCGCATTTTTAGCAGAAATAGGCGCTTGGCATCCGTAACTTTTATCCTTCTTAAAATGATGTTCCTATTGTGAATAGATTCACTGCCGCAGGTCAATGCACTATGGCAAAATCCAAATTCGCAGTCTTCCACAATGATATTATAATTTCCTCCATTGTTGGGGTCAGTATCGGCTTTAGGGCCTTTACCTCCCTTGAGTGCAATCGCATCGTCATTGACAGACATAAAGCAATTTTTTACCAATACGTTTTTACAGGCATCTAAGTCGATGGCATCTGAGCTCGGTGCTTTTTCAGTGGTGTGGGGAGCAAAAATATGGAGGTTCAGAATTTTCACATTTTCACATTTGTAATAGTGCGATGTCCAGAAAGGGGAGTTGATCAGGCGGATGCCAGATACTTGGATATTTTTACTGTTAGAAATATAAAGCACACGTGGACGCATTTCGTCCATGTTGGTACAGTTTTTATTAAACTGACGGCGGATCCAGAAATGACGCCAGTAGCGGTGGCCATTGCCATTAAGGGTGCCTTTCCCGGAAATGGTAAAACCGTCCATTCCATCGGCATTTACCAAAGCGGCAAAGTACTTCAGCGTTTGTCCTTCCATTCTAGTTTCCAATAATTTGAAATGGGTAATGTCATCGCTTCCTTTCAGGACCGCGTTTCTTTCGAGGTGTAGGTGAGTGCCTGGTTTGAAAAACAGGGATCCACTTAGGAAGGTGCCCGCTGGAACGATAATCACGCCACCACCTTGCTCATGTGCTTGGTCAATGACTGCTTGGATCTTTTCGGTCTGTAAAACCGTGCTGTCACTGACCACGCCATAATCTGTGATCCGGTAGTGTTTTCCCAATTTATCGATATCGGTGGGTTCGATTTCCCTAAACCAATCGGGGATGGGCGTGCCATCCGGAAATACGTCGTCCTGAGCCATTACCGGGCCTAAACTGGTCATTAACATAAAAAAAAGGAAGAGGAAACTTTTCATGGATGAATCTTGGATTTATACGTTTTAGTTGTGTTTAAATGCGGGCTAATTACTTATGGTTGGAAATTAATTGATTGGGTTTACATATCAATCCTGTATCGTTATGGTTTCCTGTAAGAAAGTGGGAGACAGGGTAGGTTTTCTGCCATTTGGGTGCCTCAATTTAGAAAGGCCTTACACTGAAAAGGAGCAGAAGATAGATCAAGGAATATTGCTGGGGAGCCTGCTATCAATCAATAAAAACACTTATTTGTATCAATGGGGAGGGCAAAGGTGCAGAGGCAATAAGGAAAGTCCCCTCACTGCCTCTGTGATGATTTGGCCTTGTAGACTGGTATTCCATGATTTATGGAGAAGGCCTTTGGGCTTTGGAAAACCGTGCCTTCTAGGAGTGGTTTTGCCGGTCATATCTTTCTATTTCACTGATTCACTAATTAGCCTCACCATCAAGTCATTAAGGTATTCGACCTCATATTCTCCGATGGAGGGTTCCAAGTGGTCATGACCGATGCCGCTGTGGTTGGTAATGAAAACATAGGTGCCATTGGTGATGATGCCTAAGAATCGCATTAGAAATTCGGTTTCCTTATCTATTCCACTAGCGGTAACAGGGATGATTTTGATGCCTTTGGCGGCAGCCAATTTGGTAAGGTCATGGATTTCATCTATGATTTGGTCGTCATGATGTGGCGGGGCATCCAGCAATAAAAAGAGTAGCCTCGTCTTGGCTTGAGTGGACCATTGCAAGTCGTTCATGGCTTTGGAAAGTGCCGTATGGACGGCCTCAGGAAAATCACCGCCTCCATTGGCTTCTTGGTCTTTTATAAATGACAGCGTAGTTTCTATAGTGGAAGTGAAGGGAGATTGGCGGGTCAAGTATTCATCGCCAGTATCCCGGTAAAATACCGTTCCAGTTAAAAATTCCGTTCTAGGGTTTTCTGATTTTGCCCTTTGGATTACATCGAGCAGCTCAGTCTTTAAATATTTCAATTCATCCCCCATGGATCCGGTCGCATCCACTACAAAGGCGATTTCTGCTTGATTTGAAGGGTAGTTACTCGGCGTATAGGCGATTTGAAGGGGGTGTTGGGAATTGGTTTGGGAGACATTGATAATTTTATTGCCACCATCGATAGCAATGGTCAGGTTTTCTGCCTTTACTCTTGCCAATGCATTAGTGAAGACATCTCCCCATAATTCTACTCGGCCTTTATTGTCTGTCCTTGCCTGCCAAATGGTTTCATTACCAGCCTTCAATGAGACAGGAACATCTACAACAGGTTGTCCATTGGGTCGATTGATGTGAATAGGAATCCGGTGTTGGAAGTCCATTCCCCAATATTCGGGCATGTGCTCAAAATCCTTTTCGTTAAATAGGTTTTGCCAAAATTCCCATTGGCTCAGGTCATGCCATTCCCCGGCGGTAATCACTCCGGGCTGTGGTGCCTGGCCCTGGCCATTTCCACTTCCTGAAGAAGCTCCTTCACCTGAAAATGAACCATCAAGCTTGCCGTAACTGGCATCGGATTCAGGGTCTGAATTACCCAAGTGACTTTCACAGCCCAAAAGACTTATTATGCCAGCCAAAAATAAAAAAGAAGGTAGTAATGATCTTTTCATAATAAAATAGATTTAGGTCTTAATGTCCTGACGAAATTTAATCTGTTTTTGTCTCACCGAATAGGGAAATATTTCGTCTATTGGTTTTTAACCTTATCAATAGTGTTCTGGCTCCCTTGTTTTTCATGAGTGGCTGCCAGGGCCCTTCCAAAGAAGGACAGGAAGGGCCAAAACGATCCAATATAATTCTGATCATGTCAGATGATATGTAACATTCGGACATAAACATTCCTGAATCAGGAATATTATCTGGCGGCTTGTCAGTGAAATGTTTATTGTGGATAAAACGTTGTTTTTATGCTCTCAAAATATATGGAAAGGCGCTGGATATTCGTCTTTTGACGCTTCTATTATTTGAATCTATGCATTTGGAAGTGGTTGGAACTATGGGGTTTAATGGTTTCCTGTTTAATAACCATCAATTAAATAACAAATTTCTGTCACGACTTAAAAACTCAGATCATTTTTACTTCGTGATTTTATGGAATGAATTTTTTATTTGGGGAATTATCGTTAAGTTTAAATGTTTAAACATATAAGCTTTTCAATAACCCAAAAAACTATGAAAACACATTTATGCTTACACACAAAGTATGAAGTGATGTGGAAGGTCCCCGTGGCCTGTATCGCTTTTATGCTTTTGTTGTTGTTCCAGATGACGGGTTATGCCCAAGAGCAGGGCAAAACCTACAATGGTGTGGTGTATGACAATGCCACCAAAGAACCACTCCCGGGAGTGAACATCCTTGTAAAGGGTACAGGACAAGGGGTTGTCAGTGATATTGACGGTAAGTTTAGCATTACCATTGACACCCCGGATCCGGTTTTGATCTTCAGTTTTATCGGTATGGAATCACTGGAATATCCCCTTACAGGACAGACCGAGCTCGAGATCAATATGGATCCCAGCGAGGATAGCCTCGATGAGGTAGTCGTAGTGGGGTATGGTACCCAGAAAAAATCTGACCTGACCGGTTCGGTAGGTGTGGTCGGAGGGGATGAAATCCTCAAAGCGCCAGTGGCAAATGCCCTACAGGGTATGAAGGGAAAAGTAGCCGGCGTAAATGTATTTTTGAACTCAGGGTCACCATCCTCCAGTCCCAGGGTACTTATACGCGGATTAGGAACCATTAACTCGTCATCTCAGCCGCTCTATGTGGTAGATGGCGTGGTCATGGAGAACATAGAATTTTTAAATCCCAATGACATTGAGAGCATGGAAGTCTTGAAAGATGCTTCTTCCACCGCAATCTATGGTGCACGTGGGGCCAACGGTGTGGTAATGGTCACCACCAAAAGAGGGGCCAAAAACACCGGCACCACTATTGGATATGATGGCTATTTCAGTGTAGGGGTACTGCCAAAAAAAATGGATGTGCTCAATGCGGAGGAATTTATGGAAGTCCTGGAACAGGGATTTGCCAACCACAATAAATATCGACCGGATTCGCCCATTCCGGATTTTACCAAAAACGATCCTAATCTTTTTGATGAAAATGGCAATCCGTTATATGATACCGATTGGCAGGAGGAAGCTACCAGGACTGCCCTTTCCCATAACCATCAATTGTCCTATCGTTCCAAGGCGGAGAAATCCTCTTTTGGTGCCTTTGTCAATTATACCGACATGCAGGGCATTATGCTGAACAACTATCTAAAACGTGTAAATGGCAAGTTTGCATTCGATGCCGATCCAAAAGAATGGCTTTCGGTTGGGCTGAACCTGTTGGCCAACAGTACAACCGAGAACGTATTTGAGGAAAGTGGGGGTCACCAGATGCCAAGACGTTCCATGATCGAGATGCCTGCCATTTTCCCTGTCAAGTTTCCCGACGGCACTTGGAGCAATTCCAGTATGGTCGAAGATCCCTATGGATTAGAAGCCATTCCCAATCCTGTACACGTGCTGACCACACAGGACAGGCTTAGAAAAAGGACCAAACTGTTCGGGAACATCTATACGACTTTCCATATCCTTCCCGGACTTGATCTTAGAACA from Echinicola soli encodes the following:
- a CDS encoding purple acid phosphatase family protein — translated: MINSKSLVLSVLLLCLLCGFKLEVSGKSILDQDSVSFPDKVHLMPTAKPDRIILNLAANPLEAVGINWRTAASESTSFLQFAVATAGPAFSKKAETVTATTSYLETQQDDEPVIRAHYHEVDLTGLTPGQTYVYRVGSDKVWSEWFQFKMPKKDGPVSLFYFGDAQNDVSSKWSRVIREACFQFPRVDFMLYAGDLINYEDADFEWGGWFEAGSFVHASVPVMMTPGNHEYAKGVILSKHWKPQFNLPENGPEGLEEMAYEVNYPDLKVISLDAEQIDEIPAQKMAQVKWLREILEKNPKKWTIITFHYPIYSTKPNRINEDMLAYIKPVLEEYKVDMVLQGHDHAYARGRVTSKNGKELLGEGPMYVVSVSGPKMYDIGDDPWMDRRAYMTQLFQWINIGGDQLEYQALTATGELYDAFILQKDEQGKNTLINHIPATKERVGDNNP
- a CDS encoding Crp/Fnr family transcriptional regulator encodes the protein MEKLTRALEFGGILSEGDIGAVAGSFRQKMLNSGDHFHRIGKVAKEIAFVNHGAIRVYAAEANGTEVTKYFVRPNQFAVELESYYSGQVGKDGIQAVIPTEVFIIHQNTFQQLLEKIPNLFIYFKAVSEAHLLNKITDGDFLNYGSSKTKYVEFLRRYPDLAHQVPLQYIASYLKITPQSLSRIRRQLMEDRV
- a CDS encoding SDR family oxidoreductase, coding for MKKVLLTGVTGFLGAHTAIRLLEKGYAVTGTFRSQNRANAIRKLIASHTDKTAYLTLEEADLNDPIVWKTLTKEVDFVQHIASPFPRNMPKHEEELIHPAKEGTLNVLRAAQGNGVKRVVVTSSIAAVVYGKSSDTLTKTMDEADWTDPSNRKDTTPYFRSKAIAEKAAWDFAFKHPEMELVTVLPGAILGPVLEADFGTSANIVIKLLDGSTPALPKIGFDIIDVRSVADLLILAMEKKQAAHNRYLASSGYRMFSEIAKVLKENFPDRKLPSWEMPNFLVRVFAKIDPSVGPILVDLGIKRKVNNQKAVRELGWKPKSVEEAIVSCAESVIEKGIVK
- a CDS encoding rhamnogalacturonidase, which codes for MKSFLFLFFMLMTSLGPVMAQDDVFPDGTPIPDWFREIEPTDIDKLGKHYRITDYGVVSDSTVLQTEKIQAVIDQAHEQGGGVIIVPAGTFLSGSLFFKPGTHLHLERNAVLKGSDDITHFKLLETRMEGQTLKYFAALVNADGMDGFTISGKGTLNGNGHRYWRHFWIRRQFNKNCTNMDEMRPRVLYISNSKNIQVSGIRLINSPFWTSHYYKCENVKILNLHIFAPHTTEKAPSSDAIDLDACKNVLVKNCFMSVNDDAIALKGGKGPKADTDPNNGGNYNIIVEDCEFGFCHSALTCGSESIHNRNIILRRIKVTDAKRLFLLKMRPDTPQNYEYITLEDITGSAKNMFNFSPWTQFFDLKGETGIKFSKGNHITFRNIDLDCDRIFNSRASDQYKVSNVTMENVKLSTSPDQETKPEYIDNLIMKNVKINGKEL
- a CDS encoding PhoPQ-activated pathogenicity-related family protein, with amino-acid sequence MHHLRHSILVMLMTGAFVISAFAQEKNEAITNFLSSPSPEFAVELVDKIKSAHQTQYELLLTSQKWKDYIWNHRLVILVPDQVRYDQAMLYIGGGRLENNLPKQRDRDDAVVKGLENLAIDNKAIVAAIFQVPNQPIFDGKVEDEIISYTLHQYQETGDETWPLLFPMVKSVQRAMDAITAFSKDETGHILNHFLLTGLSKRGWTTWLTGSQDSRVNAIAPMVIDVLNMPVSLQYQIEMWQDYSPEIQDYVDLGIPQTSNTPEGTATISMVDPYAYRDQLDMPKLVFMGTNDPYWPIDAAKNYWAEIPGDNDLVYIPNVEHGLGNGEVALQNLSAFLEYQCLRQALPQVKMDVEKSGNKHLAVSCSFNDHKPDKVLLWEASSPEDMDFRDEKWKSKTVKHYQAKVKLPKNGQKTFYLAYHFTSPGGKSYYISSKIIRCDAEGVVK
- a CDS encoding YciI family protein, whose translation is MKEFALIFRLKDMADFKPSPEQMQERMNWLGGIAAQNKLVDKGNTLLPIPGSAKTVKPDNVITDGPYTEIKEFISGYIVVKAADIDEAVEMAQGNPIFKIGGNIEVREVLKRD
- a CDS encoding RNA polymerase sigma factor — its product is MAKTNSYPELLPHLFREEYSKMTAVLCRHFGLKHIEIAEDIVSDAFLKASEIWALEGVPENPRAWLYKVAKNKTKDYFKHLYVFEEKVKTDLPKTMMAETQVAFDEENIRDSQLAMIFVVCSPINAQESQISLALQILCGFSVEEIANAFLSKRETIKKRLLRARKNLRKANFDIQLLSDNAIQERLSPVLRTIYLLFNEGYSSNHPEHPIRKELCSEAMRLAVVLTENDITNLPVTNALLALMCFQASRLEARQEENGEVILFEEQDKSKWDQSLIQRGNYFLIEACKGEQLSKYHLEAAIAYWHSAAVGEEKWPHILQRYNQLILIEYSPITAMNRVFAYSKVYGAKSALMEAEKLDLADNSHYHALMGYLFANEIPEKAVAYYTSAIQLSNSKSEKLTLQKQLDRMKSKKQ